In Gossypium arboreum isolate Shixiya-1 chromosome 5, ASM2569848v2, whole genome shotgun sequence, a single genomic region encodes these proteins:
- the LOC108450574 gene encoding pentatricopeptide repeat-containing protein At1g50270-like codes for MFFMSAITHLSPLTHTISSISSGFTFSLARSFSHDLLCLNKLLAYPKDIASISLLFDQFDQPSPQQWDIIIRDISSSSQPEKSLLFYIVMRRNGVVPSKHTFPSLLKSFSKSKRNPLQLLPHIVKYGMDSDSFVRNSLISVLFSSLDVQLARQVFDESTQTDVVSWTALINGYLKIGCFIEGLKCFKEMRLKCVKTCGMTVVSILGAAGKMGNVWFGRSIHGLYVETGRIKWDVFIGSAIVDMYSKCGVYGEARKYFDQMPSKNVVSWTALIAGHLQCNRYNEAIIFFQDMLMEKVRPSDFTITSVLAACAEIGDLIHGRCVHGHISRYKLEMNSEVGTALINMYAKCGCLNEAFMVFKKLCGKDVYAWTAMINGFAMHGDAIGSLNLFTEMLSSGIHPNEVTFLGVVNACSHGGLVDEGRKVFTMMKQRYDLEPGLDHYSCMVDMLGRAGYLEEAKKMIEDMPIEPTARVWAALFGACMIHKAYDLGEYIGKHLIKLQPKHSGRYALLANLYSRCQKWDSAAEIRKLMKEKGVKKIPGCSWIEINGAIHEFTAFGSSHYESYSLNEMIDCFIAQMRLDCSFFAFDVDME; via the coding sequence ATGTTTTTCATGTCTGCTATCACCCATTTGTCGCCTTTAACTCACACCATATCTTCGATCTCAAGCGGATTCACATTCTCATTAGCTCGTTCCTTCTCACATGACTTGCTTTGTCTCAACAAGCTCTTGGCTTACCCCAAAGACATTGCTTCTATTTCGCTTCTTTTTGATCAATTCGATCAACCCAGCCCTCAACAATGGGACATCATTATCAGAGACATTTCTTCAAGTTCCCAACCCGAGAAGTCCCTCCTTTTCTACATTGTAATGCGTAGAAATGGTGTCGTTCCCAGTAAACACACTTTCCCTTCCCTTCTCAAATCCTTTTCCAAGTCCAAACGAAACCCGCTTCAGCTTTTGCCTCATATTGTTAAGTACGGAATGGATTCCGACTCTTTTGTGAGGAATTCATTGATTTCCGTACTTTTTAGCTCGCTAGACGTGCAACTTGCTCGTCAAGTGTTCGATGAAAGTACGCAAACGGATGTGGTTTCTTGGACTGCTTTAATTAACGGGTATTTGAAAATTGGTTGCTTTATTGAAGGGTTGAAATGCTTCAAGGAAATGAGGTTAAAGTGTGTAAAAACTTGCGGAATGACTGTTGTAAGTATCCTCGGCGCCGCAGGAAAAATGGGtaatgtttggtttggaaggagTATTCATGGATTATACGTAGAAACAGGGAGAATTAAATGGGATGTTTTCATTGGTAGTGCCATTGTTGATATGTATTCAAAATGTGGCGTCTATGGTGAAGCACGAAAATATTTCGATCAAATGCCAAGTAAAAATGTGGTGTCATGGACAGCTTTGATAGCTGGTCATTTGCAATGTAATAGATATAATGAAGCAATTATCTTCTTTCAAGATATGCTAATGGAGAAGGTTAGGCCAAGTGATTTTACAATTACTAGTGTTCTTGCTGCTTGTGCTGAAATAGGGGATTTGATCCATGGAAGGTGCGTTCATGGACATATAAGTAGATATAAATTGGAGATGAATTCAGAAGTTGGGACGGCATTGATAAATATGTATGCAAAGTGTGGGTGTTTGAATGAGGCTTTCATGGTTTTTAAGAAACTTTGTGGAAAAGATGTTTATGCTTGGACTGCCATGATTAATGGGTTTGCCATGCATGGTGATGCAATAGGCTCCTTAAATCTGTTTACTGAAATGCTAAGTAGTGGTATTCATCCAAATGAAGTAACCTTCCTTGGAGTTGTTAATGCATGCTCCCACGGAGGTCTTGTTGATGAGGGACGCAAAGTCTTCACAATGATGAAGCAAAGGTATGATTTGGAACCTGGCTTAGATCATTACAGTTGCATGGTTGACATGCTTGGTCGAGCCGGGTACTTGGAAGAAGCAAAGAAGATGATCGAAGATATGCCAATAGAGCCTACGGCTCGAGTATGGGCAGCTCTGTTTGGGGCATGTATGATTCACAAGGCATATGATCTAGGTGAATATATTGGAAAACATTTGATCAAATTGCAACCAAAACATAGTGGTAGATATGCCCTTTTGGCAAACTTGTACTCAAGGTGCCAAAAATGGGATTCGGCAGCTGAGATAAGAAAGCTTATGAAAGAGAAAGGTGTTAAAAAGATACCAGGATGTAGCTGGATTGAAATCAATGGTGCAATCCATGAGTTCACTGCCTTTGGTTCATCTCATTATGAATCCTATAGTTTGAATGAGATGATTGATTGTTTTATAGCTCAAATGAGACTTGATTGTAGCTTCTTTGCATTTGATGTGGATATGGAATGA